One Diospyros lotus cultivar Yz01 chromosome 1, ASM1463336v1, whole genome shotgun sequence genomic window carries:
- the LOC127793488 gene encoding probable glucuronoxylan glucuronosyltransferase IRX7 has translation MAPELNRQTGRSRGFYVRMRLLQKQKARQTEKNAYFYRYLKWAIWISLSCYFFTSFLVSHSPTTQKSSTSLPKTTVRHAKASRALFETINGLQQPRSLPELLKDLKVYVYDLPAKYNAEWLSNERCSNHLFASEVAIHKALMGSEVRTLDPWQADFFFVPVYVSCNFSTVNGFPAIGHARSLLSSAVQLISSNLPFWNRSHGSDHVFVASHDFGACFHTMEDVAIADGIPDFLKNSIILQTFGVQYRHPCQEVENVVIPPYISRESVRSTLTKSPANGRRDIFAFFRGKMEIHPKNISGRFYSKRVRTAIWRKHGGDRRFYLMRQRFSGYQSEIVRSVFCLCPLGWAPWSPRLVESVVLGCVPVIIADGIRLPFPDAVHWPEISLTVAEKDVGKLGQILEHVAATNLSTIQRNLRDPAVSRALLFNDPMMEGDATWQVLDSLAHKIDRSHRPSRLSGQSANDT, from the exons ATGGCGCCGGAGCTTAATCGGCAAACCGGCAGAAGCCGAGGCTTCTATGTCAGGATGAGGCTATTGCAGAAGCAGAAAGCGAGGCAGACGGAGAAAAATGCTTATTTCTACAGATATCTCAAATGGGCGATCTGGATTTCTCTTTCCTGCTATTTCTTCACCTCCTTCCTCGTTAGCCACAGCCCCACAACCCAGAAGTCCTCCACTTCTCTCCCGAAAACCACCGTTCGCCATGCCAAAGCTTCTCGCGCTCTCTTCGAGACCATCAATGGTCTGCAACAACCCAGATCTCTTCCAG AGTTGTTGAAGGATTTGAAGGTGTACGTGTACGATTTGCCGGCAAAATACAACGCAGAATGGCTATCGAACGAGCGGTGTAGCAATCACCTTTTTGCTTCTGAGGTGGCGATACATAAAGCTTTGATGGGTAGCGAAGTACGGACGCTGGATCCATGGCAGGCTGACTTCTTCTTCGTGCCCGTTTACGTGTCCTGCAACTTCAGCACCGTGAATGGCTTTCCGGCCATTGGCCACGCCCGTTCCCTCTTATCCTCCGCCGTCCAGCTCATCTCCTCGAATCTACCGTTCTGGAACCGAAGCCATGGCTCTGACCACGTCTTCGTTGCTTCTCACGATTTCGGAGCTTGTTTTCACACAATG GAGGACGTAGCGATTGCAGACGGAATTCCAGATTTCTTGAAGAACTCCATTATTTTACAGACATTTGGCGTTCAATACCGCCACCCATGCCAGGAGGTCGAGAATGTGGTGATACCGCCGTATATTTCTCGAGAAAGCGTACGTTCGACTCTGACAAAATCGCCGGCTAACGGCCGGCGGGACATTTTCGCTTTTTTCAGGGGTAAAATGGAAATTCACCCCAAGAATATCAGCGGTCGCTTTTACAGCAA GCGCGTGAGGACGGCTATATGGCGGAAGCACGGCGGCGACCGGAGGTTTTACTTGATGAGGCAGAGATTTTCCGGTTACCAGTCGGAGATCGTGCGATCCGTGTTTTGCCTCTGCCCTCTTGGCTGGGCGCCGTGGAGCCCGAGACTGGTGGAATCGGTGGTGTTGGGATGCGTGCCGGTGATTATAGCCGATGGCATCCGGTTGCCCTTCCCCGACGCCGTTCATTGGCCAGAGATATCCCTGACGGTGGCGGAGAAAGACGTCGGGAAGCTGGGGCAGATTCTGGAACACGTGGCGGCGACAAACCTATCGACCATTCAGAGGAACCTCCGGGACCCGGCCGTCAGCCGGGCTCTATTGTTCAACGATCCAATGATGGAAGGCGATGCCACGTGGCAGGTTTTGGACAGCCTAGCCCACAAGATTGACCGGTCCCACAGGCCATCTAGGCTTTCGGGCCAATCAGCGAATGACACGTAA
- the LOC127797283 gene encoding xyloglucan endotransglucosylase/hydrolase protein 31-like, with amino-acid sequence MAPIMSLLLFFFLFPSTHSLQGPPSPGFYPSSKTGSIAFNQGFRNLWGPQHQNVDQAGTLTVWLDTSSGSGFKSYDPYRSGYFGANVKLQGGYTAGVITSFYLSNNEEHPGNHDEIDIEFLGTTQDKPYVLQTNVYIRGSGDGNIIGREMRFHLWFDPTQDFHHYAILWNPSEIIFFVDDVPVRRYPRKSDATFPQRPMWVYGSIWDASSWATEEGKYKADYRYQPFIGRYKNFKLGGCKADGPATCLPPSGSPTGTTGLSPQQQAAMEWVQRSYKVYDYCNDPRRDHTLIPEC; translated from the exons ATGGCTCCGATTatgtctcttcttctcttcttcttccttttcccatCTACCCACTCTCTGCAGGGGCCACCGTCCCCTGGCTTCTACCCCAGCTCCAAAACCGGCTCCATCGCATTTAACCAAGGCTTTCGAAATCTATGGGGTCCTCAGCACCAAAACGTCGACCAAGCCGGCACTCTAACCGTTTGGCTCGACACAAGCTCAG gaaGCGGGTTCAAGTCATATGATCCATATCGATCCGGGTACTTCGGCGCTAACGTGAAGCTCCAAGGGGGTTACACCGCAGGAGTGATCACATCCTTTTAT CTCTCGAACAACGAAGAGCATCCCGGGAACCACGACGAGATTGACATCGAATTCCTCGGAACGACGCAGGACAAGCCATACGTGTTGCAGACAAACGTGTATATTCGGGGAAGTGGCGATGGGAACATCATCGGAAGGGAGATGAGGTTTCATCTCTGGTTCGACCCAACCCAAGATTTCCACCACTATGCCATTCTGTGGAATCCTAGTGAAATCAT ATTCTTTGTCGATGATGTCCCAGTCAGGAGGTACCCAAGAAAAAGTGATGCGACGTTTCCCCAGAGGCCTATGTGGGTGTACGGATCCATTTGGGATGCCTCCTCCTGGGCCACCGAGGAAGGAAAATACAAGGCTGACTATAGATACCAACCCTTCATCGGTAGGTATAAGAACTTCAAACTCGGAGGCTGCAAGGCCGACGGCCCCGCCACCTGCCTGCCACCATCCGGGTCCCCGACCGGCACCACCGGGCTGAGCCCCCAGCAGCAGGCGGCTATGGAGTGGGTGCAAAGGAGTTACAAGGTGTATGactattgtaacgacccgagGAGGGACCATACCCTAATACCGGAGTGCTAG